One Streptomyces mobaraensis NBRC 13819 = DSM 40847 DNA segment encodes these proteins:
- a CDS encoding asparaginase codes for MSTSTPSLPAISAPDDVAIRPVLAEVVRSGFVEGRHRGSLVVLGADGGVELALGDPSAPVFPRSANKPMQAAAVLRAGLELSGERLALAAASHSGETFHLELVRTMLDEFGLTEGDLQTPPDLPLDPAEAEAYLAAGRVRDRVTMNCSGKHAAMIAASAANGWPVDSYLDPEHPLQRLALAAVEEASGERVAHVGTDGCGAPLMAVSLTGLARAFRHFVLAEPGSPERRVADAMRAHPEYVAGTRRPDTWLMREVPGALSKMGAEAVQAVALPDGRALAFKIDDGSLRALGPVLARALELAGVEAPVLARIADAPLLGGGERVGEIRAAF; via the coding sequence ATGAGCACCTCCACTCCTTCCCTGCCCGCGATATCCGCGCCGGACGACGTCGCGATACGCCCGGTCCTCGCCGAGGTCGTCCGGTCCGGTTTCGTCGAGGGCCGGCACCGCGGCTCGCTGGTGGTGCTGGGGGCGGACGGCGGTGTGGAGCTGGCGCTCGGCGACCCCTCCGCGCCGGTCTTCCCGCGCTCCGCCAACAAGCCGATGCAGGCCGCCGCCGTCCTCCGGGCCGGTCTGGAACTCTCCGGGGAGCGGCTGGCCCTCGCGGCGGCGAGCCATTCGGGCGAAACGTTCCACCTGGAGCTGGTCCGCACCATGCTGGACGAGTTCGGGCTCACCGAGGGCGACCTCCAGACCCCGCCCGACCTGCCGCTGGACCCCGCCGAGGCGGAGGCGTACCTGGCCGCGGGCCGGGTCAGGGACCGGGTCACCATGAACTGCTCCGGCAAGCACGCCGCCATGATCGCCGCGTCCGCCGCCAACGGCTGGCCGGTGGACTCGTACCTGGATCCCGAGCACCCCCTCCAGCGGCTCGCCCTGGCCGCCGTCGAGGAGGCGAGCGGCGAGCGCGTCGCGCACGTCGGCACGGACGGCTGCGGGGCGCCCCTGATGGCCGTCTCCCTCACCGGTCTCGCCCGCGCCTTCCGCCACTTCGTGCTCGCCGAGCCCGGTTCGCCGGAGCGGCGGGTGGCGGACGCGATGCGCGCCCACCCGGAGTACGTGGCCGGCACCCGCCGCCCCGACACCTGGCTGATGCGCGAGGTGCCGGGCGCGCTGTCGAAGATGGGCGCGGAGGCGGTCCAGGCGGTGGCCCTGCCGGACGGCCGGGCACTGGCGTTCAAGATCGACGACGGTTCGCTGCGGGCCCTCGGCCCGGTGCTGGCCCGCGCGCTGGAGCTGGCGGGCGTCGAGGCGCCCGTCCTCGCCCGGATCGCCGACGCGCCGCTGCTGGGCGGCGGCGAACGCGTCGGGGAGATCCGCGCGGCGTTCTGA
- a CDS encoding NADPH-dependent FMN reductase, with product MDTTYTDSSAEPLRIAVLNGSTREGRFGPVVARWVMSRLAERDDMDADLVDLVETPLPTVFPAFGGPAPEGTAELLAAVSPRLATADGFVIVTPEYNRSFPASLKNAIDWHHREWQAKPVTFVSYGGRSGGLRAVEQLRPVLAELDAATLRDTVSFHLADGPFDADGRLTDRRAEAAAASQLDRLAWWAHALRAARRAAPYAATAA from the coding sequence ATGGATACGACGTACACAGACAGCTCCGCCGAACCCCTGCGCATCGCCGTCCTCAACGGCAGCACCCGGGAAGGGCGCTTCGGCCCCGTGGTGGCCCGCTGGGTGATGAGCCGCCTCGCCGAACGGGACGACATGGACGCCGATCTCGTCGATCTCGTCGAGACCCCGCTGCCCACCGTCTTCCCCGCCTTCGGCGGACCCGCCCCCGAAGGCACCGCGGAACTGCTCGCCGCCGTCTCGCCCCGGCTGGCGACGGCGGACGGCTTCGTCATCGTCACGCCGGAGTACAACCGCAGCTTCCCGGCCTCCCTGAAGAACGCCATCGACTGGCACCACCGGGAATGGCAGGCCAAGCCGGTCACCTTCGTCTCCTACGGAGGCCGGTCCGGCGGCCTGCGCGCCGTCGAACAACTGCGGCCGGTCCTGGCCGAACTCGACGCGGCCACCCTGCGCGACACGGTCTCCTTCCACCTCGCCGACGGCCCGTTCGACGCCGACGGCCGCCTCACCGACCGCCGCGCCGAGGCCGCGGCCGCGTCCCAGCTCGACCGACTGGCCTGGTGGGCCCACGCGTTGCGGGCCGCGCGACGGGCCGCGCCCTACGCCGCGACCGCCGCCTGA
- a CDS encoding GNAT family N-acetyltransferase, producing MIMRRQDGYELSTDPDRLDVGLVHHWLSTDAFWAIGRSRETVEKAVAASLNFGVYDPEGRQAGYARVVTDLATFGWLCDVYVSPGHRGLGLGAWLATAVRDHLAPYRLKRLLLTTKDAHGLYAQVGFVPVHDPDGLMMMSFENDPLPGAAG from the coding sequence ATGATCATGCGCAGACAGGACGGGTACGAACTCTCGACCGATCCCGACCGCCTTGACGTCGGTCTCGTCCACCACTGGCTGTCCACCGACGCGTTCTGGGCGATCGGCCGCAGCCGGGAGACCGTCGAGAAGGCCGTCGCCGCCTCCCTCAACTTCGGCGTGTACGACCCCGAGGGCCGGCAGGCGGGGTACGCGCGGGTGGTCACCGACCTGGCGACCTTCGGCTGGCTCTGCGACGTCTACGTCTCTCCCGGCCACCGCGGCCTCGGCCTCGGCGCCTGGCTGGCGACGGCGGTCCGCGACCACCTCGCCCCGTACCGGCTGAAGCGCCTGCTGCTCACCACCAAGGACGCCCACGGGCTGTACGCCCAGGTGGGGTTCGTGCCCGTCCACGACCCGGACGGGCTGATGATGATGAGCTTCGAGAACGACCCGCTCCCGGGCGCCGCCGGCTGA
- a CDS encoding LysR family transcriptional regulator: MDVDTRLLRSFVAVAEEGGVTRAAERLYVSQPALTKQIKQLERRLGTPLFTRSRAGMTLTGPGRVLAERAPELLARWDAAARETRRAAGRAARVLRVGFLASAANEATPRIVAEFARRRPGWRADMRQAAWSDPSAGLIDGDVDVALLRLPFPGQEALCVEELFDEPRCVALAAGHPLAARERIAFRELWDEPFVAAPPETGPWRDHWLAADEREGRPVRVGAVTDQPDEWLSAIAHGYGVALAPESAARFYARPGVVYRAVSGVSPSRVGVAWGMGEEGDSVVGEFVRCCLEVGG, translated from the coding sequence ATGGATGTCGACACCCGTCTGCTCCGCTCCTTCGTCGCCGTCGCGGAGGAAGGGGGCGTCACCCGCGCCGCCGAACGGCTGTACGTCTCCCAGCCGGCGCTCACCAAGCAGATCAAGCAGCTGGAGCGGCGGCTCGGGACGCCGCTGTTCACCCGTTCCCGCGCGGGCATGACGCTCACCGGGCCCGGGCGCGTCCTCGCCGAGCGGGCGCCCGAGCTGCTGGCCCGCTGGGACGCGGCGGCGCGCGAGACCCGGCGGGCGGCCGGGCGGGCCGCCCGCGTGCTGCGCGTCGGCTTCCTGGCCAGCGCCGCCAACGAGGCGACCCCGCGCATCGTCGCGGAGTTCGCCCGCCGGCGGCCGGGCTGGCGCGCCGACATGCGGCAGGCCGCCTGGTCGGACCCGTCCGCCGGGCTCATCGACGGCGACGTCGACGTGGCCCTGCTGCGGCTGCCCTTCCCCGGGCAGGAGGCTTTGTGCGTCGAGGAGTTGTTCGACGAGCCGCGCTGTGTGGCCCTCGCCGCGGGGCATCCGCTCGCCGCGCGGGAGCGGATCGCCTTCCGCGAGCTGTGGGACGAACCGTTCGTCGCCGCGCCGCCGGAGACCGGTCCCTGGCGGGATCACTGGCTGGCCGCCGACGAGCGGGAGGGCCGGCCCGTTCGGGTCGGCGCGGTCACGGATCAGCCGGACGAGTGGCTCAGCGCGATCGCCCACGGGTACGGCGTCGCGCTGGCGCCCGAGTCGGCGGCGCGGTTCTACGCGCGGCCCGGGGTGGTGTACCGGGCGGTGAGCGGGGTGAGTCCCAGCCGGGTGGGGGTGGCGTGGGGGATGGGGGAGGAGGGGGATTCGGTGGTGGGGGAGTTCGTTCGGTGCTGCTTGGAGGTGGGTGGGTGA
- a CDS encoding helix-turn-helix transcriptional regulator, producing MALDRRAELGEFLRSRRARLRPAELGLPDYGGRRRVPGLRREELARLAGVSVDHYVRLEQGRTLHFSEAVLDAVARALRLDAVEREHLYRLARPWSDADRPDGSAPAQRVRPGLRRLLDSVADVPAYIVGRNTDVLAWNRLAAALITDFGALPPRQRNLARLVFLDEGVRGLYADWRGKASDVAAYLRLDAGRHPDDPETAALIAELSAASPEFREAWAEHRLKDKTHGRYLYRHPAVGELDLGFEALRLPDDPDQALVAHTVEEGSPSQTALRLLAVWTPEGMSTGR from the coding sequence ATGGCACTGGACAGACGGGCGGAGTTGGGCGAGTTCCTGCGGTCCCGGCGGGCACGGTTGCGCCCGGCGGAGCTGGGGCTTCCGGACTACGGGGGGCGGCGCCGCGTCCCCGGTCTGCGCAGGGAGGAACTGGCCCGGCTGGCCGGGGTCAGCGTCGATCACTACGTCCGCCTGGAGCAGGGGCGCACCCTCCACTTCTCCGAGGCGGTCCTGGACGCGGTCGCCCGCGCCCTGCGCCTGGACGCGGTCGAGCGCGAGCACCTGTACCGGCTGGCCCGACCCTGGTCGGACGCCGACCGGCCGGACGGGTCCGCGCCCGCCCAGCGGGTACGACCGGGGCTGCGCCGGCTGCTGGACTCGGTGGCGGACGTGCCGGCGTACATCGTCGGGCGCAACACCGACGTCCTGGCGTGGAACCGGCTCGCGGCGGCCCTCATCACGGACTTCGGCGCCCTGCCGCCCCGGCAGCGGAACCTGGCCCGGCTGGTGTTCCTGGACGAGGGGGTGCGCGGCCTGTACGCCGACTGGCGCGGCAAGGCGAGCGACGTCGCCGCGTACCTCAGGCTCGACGCGGGGCGGCACCCGGACGATCCGGAGACGGCGGCCCTGATCGCCGAACTGTCCGCCGCGAGCCCGGAGTTCAGGGAGGCGTGGGCCGAGCACCGGCTCAAGGACAAGACGCACGGCCGGTACCTCTACCGGCATCCGGCGGTCGGCGAACTGGACCTGGGATTCGAGGCGTTGCGGTTGCCCGACGATCCGGACCAGGCGCTGGTCGCCCACACGGTCGAGGAGGGATCGCCGTCCCAGACGGCGCTGCGGCTGCTGGCGGTGTGGACTCCGGAGGGGATGTCCACCGGGCGGTGA
- the dtd gene encoding D-aminoacyl-tRNA deacylase yields MRAVVQRVNGASVVVDGRTVGEIVGEGLCVLVGVTHDDTPEKAAQLARKLWSVRILADEKSCSDVGAPLLVVSQFTLYGDARKGRRPTWNAAAPGRVAEPLVDEVVARLRELGASVETGVFGADMKVSLTNDGPFTVLLEV; encoded by the coding sequence ATGCGTGCTGTGGTGCAGAGGGTGAACGGGGCGTCCGTCGTCGTGGACGGCCGGACGGTCGGCGAGATCGTGGGCGAGGGGCTGTGCGTGCTGGTCGGGGTGACCCACGACGACACCCCGGAGAAGGCGGCCCAGCTCGCCCGGAAGCTGTGGTCCGTCCGGATCCTCGCCGACGAGAAGTCCTGCTCCGACGTGGGCGCGCCGCTGCTCGTGGTCTCCCAGTTCACGCTTTACGGTGACGCGCGGAAGGGGCGGCGGCCCACCTGGAACGCGGCTGCTCCGGGCCGCGTGGCCGAGCCTCTGGTGGATGAGGTGGTGGCTCGGTTGCGGGAGTTGGGGGCGTCGGTGGAGACGGGGGTGTTCGGCGCCGACATGAAGGTGTCGTTGACGAACGACGGGCCGTTCACGGTGCTCTTGGAGGTGTGA
- a CDS encoding winged helix-turn-helix transcriptional regulator encodes MTKLMPYHCPIDAAMHVIEGKWKVLILWELREEPRRFGALRRSLPGVSEKVLTQQLRELEADGIVRRRVHDAVPPKVDYSLTEDGHELYAALAPLGAWAVRRMLPPDASADSAA; translated from the coding sequence ATGACCAAGCTGATGCCGTACCACTGTCCGATCGACGCCGCCATGCATGTGATCGAAGGCAAGTGGAAGGTGCTCATCCTCTGGGAACTCCGGGAAGAGCCGCGCCGGTTCGGCGCCCTGCGCAGGTCCCTCCCGGGCGTGAGCGAGAAGGTCCTCACGCAGCAGCTCCGCGAGCTGGAGGCGGACGGCATCGTGCGCCGGCGGGTGCACGACGCCGTGCCCCCCAAGGTCGACTACTCGCTCACCGAGGACGGGCACGAGCTGTACGCCGCCCTCGCCCCGCTGGGCGCCTGGGCCGTCCGCCGCATGCTGCCCCCGGACGCGTCGGCGGACTCGGCGGCCTGA
- a CDS encoding GNAT family N-acetyltransferase: MALEIRTIDDGDLTSWVTAMRTGFLTAPTPDKEEVEVRAAGMDLARTQGAFDDGRCVGTFRSHPQRLTVPGGAQPAVNAITNVTVSPTHRRRGVLSRMMARDLAAAKERGDAAATLVAAEYPIYGRFGFGPATTSAAWEVHITRSALDRRYAGPECGGRVDFADGATVREHGPGLHERLRAQRHGVVDRTERWWRFATGDLPSPMGWKEPFHVLYRSPEGRVDGLLTYGVEDQWTAMQPENKAVVRDLIAVSPAAERALWHYLFSVDWITTVTTRDRAPDDLMPLLLPDPRAARLTTQADLLWLRPLDVPALLEARTYAAEGSLVLKVTDPDGYAAGRYLLEAGPEGAVCSATSRDADLTLGAGALGSLYLGDESAVRLVAAGSVTEERPGAAARADLLLRTPRRPWCPDIF; this comes from the coding sequence ATGGCACTTGAGATACGGACGATCGACGACGGCGACCTGACCTCCTGGGTCACCGCCATGCGCACGGGTTTCCTCACCGCCCCCACGCCCGACAAGGAGGAGGTGGAGGTCCGCGCGGCCGGCATGGACCTCGCGCGCACCCAGGGCGCCTTCGACGACGGGCGCTGCGTCGGCACGTTCCGCAGCCACCCGCAGCGGCTGACGGTGCCCGGCGGCGCGCAGCCCGCCGTGAACGCGATCACCAACGTCACCGTCTCCCCCACGCACCGCAGGCGTGGCGTGCTCAGCCGGATGATGGCGCGCGACCTAGCCGCCGCCAAGGAGCGCGGGGACGCCGCCGCGACCCTGGTCGCCGCCGAGTACCCGATCTACGGGCGGTTCGGCTTCGGCCCCGCCACCACCTCCGCCGCCTGGGAGGTGCACATCACCCGCAGCGCGCTGGACCGGCGGTACGCGGGCCCGGAGTGCGGCGGGCGGGTGGACTTCGCGGACGGCGCCACCGTCCGCGAACACGGCCCGGGCCTGCACGAACGGCTGCGCGCCCAGCGCCACGGCGTGGTCGACCGCACCGAACGGTGGTGGCGGTTCGCCACCGGCGACCTCCCCAGCCCCATGGGCTGGAAGGAGCCGTTCCATGTGCTGTACCGGTCCCCGGAGGGGCGCGTGGACGGCCTGCTCACCTACGGCGTCGAGGATCAGTGGACCGCCATGCAGCCGGAGAACAAGGCCGTCGTGCGCGACCTCATCGCCGTCTCCCCGGCCGCCGAACGCGCCCTGTGGCACTACCTCTTCTCGGTCGACTGGATCACCACCGTCACCACCCGCGACCGCGCGCCCGACGACCTCATGCCGCTGCTGCTGCCGGACCCCCGCGCCGCCCGGCTCACCACCCAGGCGGACCTCCTCTGGCTGCGCCCGCTCGACGTGCCGGCGCTGCTCGAGGCGCGGACGTACGCCGCCGAGGGCTCCCTCGTCCTGAAGGTCACCGACCCGGACGGGTACGCCGCCGGACGGTACCTGCTGGAGGCCGGGCCGGAGGGGGCCGTCTGCTCGGCCACGTCGCGGGACGCCGATCTCACGCTCGGGGCGGGCGCGTTGGGCTCCCTGTACCTCGGCGACGAGTCGGCCGTACGGCTGGTGGCGGCCGGGTCCGTCACCGAGGAGCGGCCGGGGGCCGCCGCGCGGGCGGATCTGCTGCTGCGGACGCCGCGCCGCCCGTGGTGCCCCGACATCTTCTGA
- a CDS encoding NADPH-dependent FMN reductase, producing the protein MSHAPYRLAVIVASTRDGRFGPTVADWLGTHLAERDDIDADVVDLAELPLPARLSPQPDADDAALLGAVSPRLERADAFVIITPEYNHSYPASLKTLIDWHATPWRAKPVAFVSYGGLSGGLRAVEHLRPVLAELHAVTIRETVSFHSPWGAFDASGRHLDEEAGNRAAGAAKVLLDQLTWWAVSLREAREARPYTV; encoded by the coding sequence ATGTCGCACGCCCCCTACCGCCTCGCCGTGATCGTCGCCTCCACCCGCGACGGCCGCTTCGGCCCGACCGTCGCCGACTGGCTCGGCACCCACCTCGCCGAGCGCGACGACATCGACGCGGACGTCGTCGACCTCGCCGAACTCCCGCTCCCGGCCCGGCTCAGCCCCCAGCCGGACGCGGACGACGCGGCGCTGCTCGGCGCGGTGTCGCCGCGGCTGGAGCGGGCCGACGCGTTCGTCATCATCACGCCCGAGTACAACCACAGTTACCCGGCCTCGCTGAAGACCCTGATCGACTGGCACGCGACCCCGTGGCGGGCCAAGCCGGTGGCGTTCGTCTCCTACGGCGGGCTGTCCGGCGGCCTGCGGGCGGTCGAGCACCTGCGGCCGGTCCTGGCGGAGCTGCACGCCGTCACCATCCGCGAGACCGTCAGTTTCCACAGCCCGTGGGGCGCGTTCGACGCCTCCGGCCGCCACCTCGACGAGGAGGCGGGGAACCGGGCCGCCGGGGCGGCCAAGGTGCTCCTCGACCAGCTCACCTGGTGGGCCGTCTCGCTCCGGGAGGCCCGGGAGGCCCGCCCGTACACCGTCTGA
- a CDS encoding aldo/keto reductase, with translation MTSTPLPTLPLGTTGMEITRLGFGSWVVAGAGWRFAWGATDDAESVAAIRHAVASGVNWIDTAAVYGLGHAEELVGKAVAGLPAADRPYLFTKAGLVWDPEHPEAAPRRVMEPASVRRELEGSLRRLGVEHIDLYQVHYPDTGESLEYAGGGFGAVSPNATPLEEYWQVMADLKAEGKVRAIGLSNHSAEQLAAAERIAHVDVVQPPFSAINRSAADEIVWAQAHGTGVIAYSPLQSGLLTGAFSAERAARLPADDWRADHHDFTTGLAANLRLADALRPVAARHGATVAETALAWVLAWPGITGAIAGARTPGQIDGWIGGASLRLTAADLEEIATAITTTGAGTGPARP, from the coding sequence ATGACCAGCACCCCGCTCCCCACCCTCCCCCTGGGTACCACCGGCATGGAGATCACCCGCCTCGGCTTCGGCTCCTGGGTCGTGGCCGGCGCCGGCTGGCGCTTCGCCTGGGGCGCCACCGACGACGCCGAGTCGGTCGCCGCGATCCGGCACGCGGTCGCCTCCGGCGTCAACTGGATCGACACCGCCGCCGTCTACGGCCTCGGCCACGCCGAGGAGCTGGTCGGCAAGGCCGTCGCCGGCCTGCCCGCGGCCGACCGCCCGTACCTCTTCACCAAGGCCGGCCTGGTCTGGGACCCGGAACACCCGGAGGCCGCGCCCCGCCGGGTCATGGAGCCGGCCAGTGTCCGCCGGGAGCTGGAAGGCTCGCTGCGCCGGCTCGGCGTCGAGCACATCGACCTCTACCAGGTGCACTACCCGGACACCGGCGAGTCGCTGGAGTACGCGGGCGGCGGCTTCGGCGCCGTCTCGCCGAACGCCACCCCGCTGGAGGAGTACTGGCAGGTCATGGCCGATCTGAAGGCCGAGGGCAAGGTCCGGGCGATCGGCCTGTCCAACCACTCGGCCGAGCAGTTGGCCGCCGCCGAGCGGATCGCCCACGTCGACGTCGTCCAGCCGCCGTTCTCCGCGATCAACCGCTCCGCGGCGGACGAGATCGTCTGGGCGCAGGCCCACGGAACGGGCGTGATCGCCTACTCCCCGCTCCAGTCCGGCCTGCTCACCGGCGCCTTCTCCGCCGAACGCGCCGCACGCCTCCCCGCCGACGACTGGCGGGCCGACCACCACGACTTCACCACCGGCCTCGCCGCCAACCTCCGGCTCGCCGACGCGCTGCGGCCGGTGGCCGCGCGGCACGGCGCCACCGTCGCCGAGACCGCCCTCGCCTGGGTGCTGGCCTGGCCCGGCATCACCGGTGCCATCGCCGGGGCGCGCACGCCCGGCCAGATCGACGGCTGGATCGGCGGGGCGTCGCTGCGGCTGACGGCGGCGGACCTGGAGGAGATCGCCACCGCCATCACCACGACCGG
- a CDS encoding DoxX family protein: MVTAYVVVTVLTIAANAAIAAGDYAKLDFVLANSAEVHVPRSWVPVLATLKAAGAAGLLLGLLGVRPLGFAAAVGLVLFYAGALITHVRARVFHNIAFPGTYFALAAASLALAATA, from the coding sequence ATGGTCACCGCATACGTCGTCGTCACCGTCCTCACGATCGCCGCCAACGCCGCCATCGCCGCGGGCGACTACGCCAAGCTCGACTTCGTCCTCGCCAACTCGGCCGAGGTGCACGTCCCGCGGTCGTGGGTCCCCGTGCTCGCCACCCTGAAGGCCGCGGGCGCCGCCGGCCTCCTCCTGGGCCTCCTCGGCGTCCGCCCGCTGGGGTTCGCGGCCGCCGTCGGACTCGTCCTGTTCTACGCGGGCGCCCTGATCACACACGTTCGCGCCCGCGTCTTCCACAACATCGCGTTCCCCGGCACCTACTTCGCGCTCGCCGCCGCCTCGCTCGCGCTGGCGGCGACGGCGTGA
- a CDS encoding TetR/AcrR family transcriptional regulator: MADASGADGAPSLWERLERPAPAPRPAALTPRRIAAAAVAIADAEGLEAVTMRRLAADLGVAPMAAYRYVSGKDELIALMVDFVHGELELPDAGDDWRTVVRAVALRTRALTLKHPWTARADHLSLTPNQFAVSERVLAALEGLGLDADTRMAVYRTASAYVRGAVDSEIGLSLMMRKRGWNTGDEAREGLAPEMTWLMGTGRYPATHRYLAEAQRKDDAEWRFELGLDCVLDGIAARLGI; encoded by the coding sequence ATGGCGGACGCGAGCGGTGCCGACGGCGCCCCCAGCCTGTGGGAACGGCTCGAACGGCCCGCGCCCGCGCCGCGTCCGGCCGCGCTCACCCCCCGGCGCATCGCCGCCGCCGCGGTCGCCATCGCCGACGCGGAGGGGCTGGAGGCCGTCACCATGCGCCGGCTCGCCGCCGACCTCGGCGTGGCCCCCATGGCCGCGTACCGCTACGTGTCGGGCAAGGACGAACTCATCGCCCTCATGGTCGACTTCGTCCACGGCGAGCTGGAGCTGCCGGACGCCGGGGACGACTGGCGGACGGTCGTGCGCGCGGTCGCCCTGCGCACCCGCGCCCTGACGCTGAAGCACCCGTGGACGGCGCGGGCCGACCACCTCTCGCTCACGCCCAACCAGTTCGCCGTCTCCGAGCGCGTCCTCGCCGCCCTGGAGGGCCTCGGCCTGGACGCCGACACGAGGATGGCCGTCTACCGCACGGCCTCCGCGTATGTGCGCGGCGCCGTCGACTCCGAGATCGGCCTGTCGCTGATGATGCGCAAACGGGGCTGGAACACGGGCGACGAGGCCCGGGAGGGGCTGGCCCCCGAGATGACCTGGCTCATGGGCACCGGGCGCTACCCCGCGACCCACCGCTACTTGGCGGAGGCCCAGCGCAAGGACGACGCGGAGTGGCGGTTCGAACTCGGCCTGGACTGCGTGCTCGACGGCATCGCGGCCCGGCTGGGCATCTGA
- a CDS encoding YgfZ/GcvT domain-containing protein — protein MLRQSKSPLLSLPGAVPAEGPDEGVAAHYGDPFREQRALADGSGFVDLSHRGVIAVSGDDRLSWLHLLLTQHVSELPPGQATEALILTANGHIEHALSLVDDGTTVWAHVEPGTQEALLAYLESMKFFYRVEVADRTDEIAVVHLPAGSIAEAPDGVVVRETPHGRDLFLPRERLESFAAEHGPAAGVLALEALRVEAHRPRLGRETDHRTIPHELGLIGTAVHLQKGCYRGQETVARVQNLGKPPRRLVFLHLDGSEVHLPGHGAPVRLASDGPDGRQLGFVTTAVRHYELGPIALALVKRNVPVDAALVVGEGTAAAQEVVVEP, from the coding sequence ATGCTGCGTCAATCCAAGAGCCCTCTGCTGTCGCTGCCCGGCGCCGTCCCCGCCGAGGGCCCGGACGAAGGCGTCGCCGCGCACTACGGCGACCCGTTCCGCGAGCAGCGCGCGCTCGCCGACGGGTCCGGCTTCGTCGACCTCTCCCACCGGGGAGTGATCGCCGTCTCCGGCGACGACCGGCTGAGCTGGCTGCACCTGCTGCTCACCCAGCACGTCAGCGAGCTGCCGCCCGGGCAGGCCACCGAGGCGCTGATCCTCACCGCCAACGGCCACATCGAACACGCCCTCTCCCTCGTCGACGACGGCACGACCGTCTGGGCCCACGTGGAACCCGGCACCCAGGAGGCGCTGCTCGCCTACCTGGAGAGCATGAAGTTCTTCTACCGGGTGGAGGTCGCCGACCGCACCGACGAGATCGCCGTCGTCCACCTGCCGGCCGGCTCCATCGCCGAGGCCCCCGACGGCGTCGTCGTCCGCGAGACGCCGCACGGGCGCGACCTGTTCCTGCCGCGCGAGCGGCTGGAGTCCTTCGCGGCGGAACACGGTCCCGCCGCCGGCGTCCTCGCCCTGGAGGCCCTCCGCGTCGAGGCCCACCGCCCGCGGCTCGGCCGGGAGACGGACCACCGGACGATCCCGCACGAGCTCGGCCTCATCGGCACGGCTGTTCATTTGCAAAAGGGTTGTTATCGAGGCCAGGAGACCGTCGCCCGCGTCCAGAACCTGGGGAAGCCGCCGCGGCGGCTCGTCTTCCTGCACCTCGACGGGAGCGAGGTCCACCTGCCGGGGCACGGGGCGCCGGTGCGGCTGGCCTCGGACGGGCCTGACGGGCGGCAGCTCGGCTTCGTGACCACTGCCGTGCGGCATTACGAGCTGGGGCCGATCGCGCTCGCCCTCGTGAAACGGAATGTTCCCGTGGACGCGGCGCTGGTCGTGGGCGAGGGGACGGCGGCGGCGCAGGAGGTCGTGGTCGAGCCGTAG
- a CDS encoding Fur family transcriptional regulator, translated as MVDTDWQSDLRKRGYRLTPQRQLVLEAVDRLEHATPDDILTEVRKTAGGINISTVYRTLELLEELGLVSHAHLGHGAPTYHLADRHDHIHLVCRDCTGVIEAGLPVAADFTERLRAEFGFETDMKHFAIFGRCRACASGKAPAGS; from the coding sequence GTGGTGGACACCGACTGGCAGAGCGATCTCCGCAAGCGCGGCTACCGGCTGACGCCCCAGCGTCAGCTCGTGCTGGAAGCGGTGGACCGGCTGGAGCACGCGACGCCGGACGACATCCTCACCGAGGTCCGCAAGACGGCCGGCGGCATCAACATCTCCACCGTCTACCGGACGCTGGAGCTCCTGGAGGAGCTCGGCCTGGTCAGCCACGCCCACCTCGGCCACGGCGCCCCCACGTACCACCTCGCGGACCGGCACGACCACATACACCTGGTCTGCCGGGACTGCACCGGGGTGATCGAGGCGGGTCTGCCGGTGGCCGCCGACTTCACGGAGCGGCTGCGCGCGGAGTTCGGCTTCGAGACGGACATGAAGCACTTCGCGATCTTCGGACGGTGCCGGGCCTGCGCCTCGGGCAAGGCACCGGCCGGTTCCTAG